In Panacibacter ginsenosidivorans, the following proteins share a genomic window:
- a CDS encoding maleylpyruvate isomerase N-terminal domain-containing protein codes for MDKEVPIQTQHLFPVLDNKLMELLHSLTPEEWQAQTVAKLWKVKDVAAHLLDGNIRALSIQQEKYFGEIPPAITSYNDLVSWLNQLNADWVKAAKRISPSVMILLHEATGKQTCEYFASVDPFEKAIFAVSWAGEDESLNWMHIAREYTEKWLHQQQIRDAVNKQGIMTKELFYPFIDTFMYALPYTYKNVVAEEGTVIQVNINTEIGGIWYLIKDAAGWRLSKSVNHEIIAAITIDPDTAWKLFSKSLRAEDVMKNIAIAGDEKLAVVTLEMISVMA; via the coding sequence ATGGACAAAGAAGTACCTATACAAACCCAGCATTTATTTCCTGTTCTTGATAATAAACTAATGGAGTTGCTGCATTCACTTACTCCTGAAGAATGGCAGGCCCAAACAGTTGCAAAGCTTTGGAAAGTAAAAGATGTAGCCGCACATTTATTGGATGGAAACATAAGGGCATTATCTATACAGCAAGAAAAATATTTTGGAGAAATACCACCTGCTATCACATCTTACAACGATCTGGTAAGCTGGCTTAATCAACTGAATGCAGATTGGGTAAAAGCTGCTAAACGCATTAGCCCCTCTGTAATGATATTATTGCATGAGGCTACCGGCAAACAAACCTGCGAATATTTTGCTTCTGTGGATCCATTTGAGAAAGCCATATTTGCCGTATCATGGGCTGGTGAAGATGAAAGCCTGAACTGGATGCACATAGCAAGAGAATACACAGAGAAATGGTTGCACCAGCAACAGATCCGCGATGCAGTAAACAAACAAGGCATCATGACAAAAGAATTATTCTATCCATTTATTGATACGTTTATGTATGCCTTGCCATATACTTATAAAAATGTAGTTGCGGAAGAAGGAACAGTGATACAGGTAAATATCAATACCGAAATTGGAGGTATATGGTATCTTATAAAAGATGCGGCAGGATGGAGGCTTTCAAAATCTGTCAATCATGAAATTATTGCTGCAATTACTATCGACCCTGACACTGCATGGAAATTATTTTCAAAAAGTTTAAGAGCAGAAGACGTAATGAAAAATATAGCAATAGCAGGAGATGAAAAGCTGGCCGTAGTTACATTGGAAATGATTTCAGTGATGGCTTAG
- a CDS encoding phosphoribosylanthranilate isomerase, whose protein sequence is MLPKIKICCISSVDEGKIAISYGASALGLVGYMPSGPGVITDEMIASIAKTVPPPVATFLLTSETRAEDIIAHQQKVHTNTIQIVDALPERSYAYIKKQLPFVKLVQVIHVIDDASVDEALELSEEVDALLLDSGNPNLAIKELGGTGRVHNWQLSRRIVERSKVPVFLAGGLRADNVQQAIDAVQPYGLDLCSGVRTNGMLDKQKLDMFFKAVGY, encoded by the coding sequence ATGCTTCCTAAAATAAAAATATGTTGTATCAGTTCTGTTGATGAAGGTAAAATCGCTATCAGTTACGGCGCTTCAGCACTGGGCCTTGTAGGTTATATGCCCAGTGGCCCGGGTGTAATTACCGATGAAATGATTGCCTCTATCGCTAAAACGGTTCCTCCACCTGTTGCAACATTTCTATTAACAAGCGAAACTAGAGCAGAGGACATTATTGCACACCAGCAAAAAGTTCATACCAACACAATACAAATAGTAGATGCATTACCAGAACGTAGTTATGCATATATTAAAAAACAATTGCCTTTTGTAAAACTGGTACAGGTAATTCATGTAATTGATGATGCATCCGTAGATGAAGCGCTGGAGCTTTCAGAAGAGGTAGATGCATTATTATTGGATAGCGGTAACCCTAATCTTGCCATAAAAGAATTGGGCGGTACCGGTCGTGTACACAACTGGCAACTTAGCAGGAGGATTGTTGAACGAAGCAAAGTGCCTGTGTTTTTAGCAGGCGGTTTAAGAGCAGATAATGTACAACAGGCTATCGATGCAGTTCAACCTTATGGCCTTGACCTTTGCAGCGGCGTAAGAACCAATGGTATGCTGGATAAACAAAAACTTGATATGTTTTTTAAAGCAGTGGGATATTGA
- a CDS encoding LON peptidase substrate-binding domain-containing protein, with product MINFIPIFPLGIVVYPGESLNLHVFEERYKQLITESFKEKKPFGIPSVVNNNVTEMGTLVKITEIVQVYEDGKMDIRTEGISVFRVLEVIKRVPDKLYSGAIVDYPPNETQLKVAMMQQVINGIRELHRVLKVSKEIKKPDEQLTSYDIAHHAGLTLEEEYELLGLLREDQRIEYLKRHLNKILPMINGIENLKEKIQLNGHFRELKGFNFDF from the coding sequence ATGATCAATTTCATTCCCATTTTTCCGTTGGGTATCGTAGTGTATCCGGGCGAATCGCTTAACCTGCATGTTTTTGAAGAGCGGTACAAGCAACTCATTACTGAGTCATTTAAAGAAAAGAAGCCTTTTGGTATTCCATCCGTTGTAAATAATAATGTAACCGAGATGGGTACCCTGGTAAAAATTACAGAGATCGTGCAGGTGTATGAAGATGGCAAAATGGACATACGTACAGAAGGCATCAGTGTTTTTCGCGTACTGGAAGTAATAAAAAGAGTGCCCGATAAATTATATAGCGGTGCTATAGTAGATTATCCGCCCAATGAGACACAGTTAAAAGTTGCGATGATGCAGCAAGTTATTAATGGTATCCGGGAACTGCATCGTGTGCTAAAAGTAAGTAAAGAAATAAAGAAGCCTGATGAACAATTAACCAGTTATGATATTGCACATCATGCGGGCCTTACACTCGAGGAAGAATATGAATTACTTGGTTTGTTAAGAGAAGACCAGCGAATTGAATACCTGAAACGTCATCTCAATAAAATTCTTCCCATGATCAATGGCATCGAAAACCTGAAAGAAAAAATTCAGCTCAATGGCCATTTCAGGGAGTTAAAAGGTTTCAATTTCGATTTCTGA